A portion of the Candidatus Eisenbacteria bacterium genome contains these proteins:
- a CDS encoding ABC transporter permease yields the protein MNPRESIGIALGGVRANKLRSVLTLLGTIIGVASVIAVLSFVEGLNRFVTDKLLNAGANVFVVDKFGFITSREQFDEAVKRPDVTLADADALRDGVTHATMVVPQAGASVPLRFRNRTLKAVTLNGRGAGYDVVDDLTIDDGRHLSEFDDAGRSAVCVIGPEVADELFGSLPALGRFIRVGEYEFQVVGVTKAKGKVFGQSQDRFVTVPIRTFLKYWMERGSLSIALKSVDQASLPVAEQEARNILRGRRHQRPGQPDAFGITNSETWMTLYRTVTGGIFVLTIGIAAISLLVGGIMIMNIMLVSVTERTREIGIRKALGARRRDILMQFLVEATTLSLSGGILGILFGGGLALLVGALSPLPAEVSLPAVVLGIVVSSGVGVFFGSYPAFRAARLDPIEALRYE from the coding sequence ATGAATCCGCGCGAGAGCATCGGCATCGCTCTCGGCGGGGTTCGTGCGAACAAGCTTCGGTCCGTTCTCACCCTGCTCGGGACCATCATCGGCGTCGCGTCGGTGATCGCGGTCCTTTCCTTCGTCGAGGGGCTCAACCGGTTCGTGACCGACAAGCTGCTGAACGCGGGCGCGAACGTGTTCGTGGTGGACAAGTTCGGCTTCATCACCAGCCGCGAACAGTTCGACGAGGCGGTCAAGCGGCCGGACGTGACGCTCGCCGACGCCGACGCGCTGCGCGACGGCGTCACCCACGCGACGATGGTCGTTCCGCAGGCGGGGGCCTCGGTGCCGCTGCGCTTTCGCAATCGGACGCTGAAGGCGGTGACCCTCAACGGCCGGGGTGCGGGCTACGACGTGGTGGACGACCTGACGATCGACGACGGCCGGCACCTTTCGGAGTTCGACGACGCCGGGCGTTCGGCGGTATGCGTGATCGGCCCCGAAGTGGCGGACGAGCTGTTCGGCTCTCTGCCCGCGCTCGGACGCTTCATCCGTGTCGGCGAGTACGAGTTCCAAGTCGTCGGGGTGACGAAGGCGAAGGGCAAGGTCTTCGGCCAGTCCCAGGATCGTTTCGTCACCGTGCCGATCCGCACGTTCCTGAAGTACTGGATGGAGCGGGGCTCGCTCTCGATCGCGCTCAAGAGCGTGGATCAGGCCTCCCTCCCGGTGGCGGAGCAGGAGGCACGCAACATCCTGCGCGGCCGGCGCCACCAGCGGCCCGGACAGCCGGACGCGTTCGGAATCACGAACTCCGAGACCTGGATGACGCTGTACCGCACGGTGACCGGGGGCATCTTCGTTCTGACGATCGGCATCGCCGCCATCTCGCTGCTCGTCGGCGGTATCATGATCATGAACATCATGCTGGTGTCGGTCACCGAACGGACGAGGGAGATCGGCATTCGCAAGGCGCTCGGCGCCCGGCGGCGCGACATCCTCATGCAGTTCCTCGTCGAGGCCACGACGCTGTCGCTGTCGGGTGGAATCCTCGGAATCCTGTTCGGAGGCGGATTGGCCCTGCTGGTCGGCGCGCTCTCGCCCCTGCCGGCCGAGGTGAGCCTGCCGGCCGTCGTGCTCGGGATCGTCGTGAGCTCGGGCGTCGGCGTGTTCTTCGGCTCCTACCCGGCCTTCCGCGCCGCGCGCCTCGATCCGATCGAAGCGCTGCGCTACGAGTAG
- a CDS encoding ABC transporter permease — MGPLHLIRETLAMARTALVANRLRSVLALLGIVIGVGTVIGMVSLSNGFQRSFQRSIQSFGNNTIYIRRIRPGISFSDGVPDSLKQRKAFTMEDARAILAQAPAVRAIAPFKWPYDDLTLSHRGRNTRSGFVFGTNEAYLLTHGYDLARGRFFTQEEVGRNANVVILGKDTREALFGTAGGVGRTIRLGGIPFTVIGEFEVKGKFLGENFDEVACIPYTTVDKYWAAPADAPPWVPRKGELFLDAIAVSPDQSEEAMREIAEILRVRRHVPSNRLNDFVVFSDDAFLSLYNTVMGAITGFMLLIASISLLVGGIGVMNIMLVAVTERTREIGVRKALGAPRRAILMQFLVESVLLTAAGGALGVLLGASISWLVRAVSPLPTFVSPWSVVVGLLFSAAVGVFFGLYPALRASRLDPVDSLRYE; from the coding sequence GTGGGCCCCCTTCACCTGATCCGCGAGACCCTGGCGATGGCGCGCACGGCGCTGGTCGCGAACCGGCTGCGCTCGGTGCTGGCGCTGCTCGGCATCGTGATCGGGGTGGGCACGGTGATCGGGATGGTGTCGCTCAGCAACGGCTTTCAACGCTCGTTCCAGCGCAGCATCCAGTCGTTCGGCAACAACACGATCTACATCCGCCGCATCCGGCCCGGCATCAGCTTCTCGGACGGCGTGCCGGACAGCCTCAAGCAGCGGAAGGCGTTCACCATGGAGGACGCGCGAGCGATCCTCGCGCAGGCGCCGGCGGTGAGGGCGATCGCGCCGTTCAAGTGGCCGTACGACGACCTGACGCTCAGTCATCGCGGACGCAACACGCGCTCGGGATTCGTGTTCGGGACCAACGAGGCCTACCTGCTCACGCACGGCTACGACCTCGCCCGGGGCCGATTCTTCACGCAGGAGGAAGTGGGCCGGAACGCGAACGTGGTCATCCTGGGCAAGGACACGCGGGAGGCCCTGTTCGGCACGGCCGGCGGGGTCGGTCGGACGATCCGCCTCGGAGGCATCCCGTTCACGGTCATCGGGGAGTTCGAGGTCAAGGGCAAGTTCCTCGGAGAGAACTTCGACGAGGTGGCGTGCATTCCGTACACGACCGTGGACAAGTACTGGGCGGCGCCGGCCGACGCGCCTCCCTGGGTTCCGAGGAAGGGCGAGCTGTTCCTCGACGCGATCGCCGTGTCGCCCGACCAGAGCGAGGAGGCGATGCGCGAGATCGCCGAAATCCTCCGGGTCCGCCGGCACGTGCCGAGCAACCGGCTGAACGACTTCGTGGTGTTCAGCGACGACGCGTTTCTCTCGCTCTACAACACCGTCATGGGCGCCATCACCGGTTTCATGCTGCTGATCGCCTCCATCTCGCTGCTGGTCGGAGGCATCGGCGTCATGAACATCATGCTGGTGGCCGTCACCGAGCGCACGCGCGAGATCGGCGTGCGCAAGGCGCTCGGGGCGCCGAGAAGGGCCATCCTGATGCAGTTCCTGGTCGAGTCGGTCCTGCTGACCGCGGCCGGGGGTGCGCTCGGGGTGCTCCTGGGAGCCTCGATCTCCTGGCTGGTCCGTGCGGTGAGCCCGCTGCCGACGTTCGTCTCCCCCTGGTCGGTGGTCGTGGGCCTGCTGTTCTCCGCCGCGGTGGGGGTGTTCTTCGGCCTCTATCCGGCGCTGCGGGCCTCCCGCCTCGATCCGGTCGACTCCCTCCGCTACGAGTAG